The sequence TATTCCGGTACAAGGCAGAAAACGAGACTTGCCCAACAGGTTGAAAAATAAAACCGTTGATCGTAGCCAGGCCGCCAAACGACGTTGCAGTTTCACCAAACAAGTAGAACCGGTTGAAAGTGCAGCGATAATCTAAGGCCAAATTCGATACCCGTGTCCCTTCAAACAAAAACTGATTGTAAAGATCATCCGCCCGATCCAATGGATATTCAAATTGAGTTTGAACGCCCGAAACCCCGAGTGCAAACCGACCGGAATTAAATGACAAATGAGCACCACCATTCAATGCAGCCACCGAATTTTTATCTTCAATCTCCGAAACCGTGCGATGCAAACCACTTGTTTGAATTGAAGTGAACACTTTCAAATCGCCGATAGAATCGGTGTTTGCATCAAACTTTTTATACGAAATGAAGGGTTGGAACTGAAACTTTCCAAACTTCAAATCGGCTCCAAGTCCACGCATGTGGTTATTCTCATCGGTCGATGAATAGGGCTTAATTCCCTGGTTGAATCGCGAAATCCGATCCACATCGGTCGACTTCCCCATGGCAAATCCCTGCCAGATCACCAGCCCTTGTCCCCACTGTACAATATAATCACCCAAAACCACAGACGACCGCTTCTTTCCAAACTCAAATCGGCCAAAGCCGCTGTTGTAATCAAAACCTTTGGAATTCTCACCTTCAAAAAAACTTTCTCCGGCATCCTTCTCCCCAATGTATCCAAACTGAACACGACTCGAATTGAATCGATAGCGCAGATAAAGTTTCTCGGGAGATCCTTCAAACTTGCCGTTTTCAAAACCGGTTTGTTCCTCTATCAGGCGTGTGCCCCGTACCAAAATCTCCTGGCGAATTCTTCGTCGCCGAATGACTTCCTGATCCGCCACAAAATTGAGGAAGAAAGCTGTTAATTGAGCCAAAACCGGATTGAAGCCTTCAACTGCAGATAGCTCAAACGGACTCAGCACAGGCCCAAATTCATCGCGATAGGCAATCAGTGCTTCGATCTGAATTGGAGAAAGAAAAAACAAAGGAGCCAAATCTTCCGAAGTTGCGTTATTTATGGAAATCGGATTTTCAGCCAACTCGATCAAGTCAGATAACAATTGCTCAACATCGGCATTTTCGTCCTCTTCATAAACCTGTTCAAGCAAATCCCACAACTGATCATGTAAAATCATTTCAGATTGCTGAGCAACCAGCCAATTGGGCGCCAGCAACAAGATCATCGATATAGCCAGTGTCTTTCTCATCGTTGTTTCAGATAGAGTGAAACGGAAGGTGAAAAGCCAAGATACTCGTGATAAGAGAACGCCAAATCAGTTTGAACTTTGGCGAACAGGAATCCAAGGCCCATCGACCAGCTCGGACTGGAAGACTGAACTCCGGCTCGAATACAAAACCGATCGAGCACAAAAATTTGCAAACCAATGTGAGCTGTTATCTTTCGAACGTCTTCGTAAGTAAGTTGGGATACAACCAGAAAATGATCACCAAAAGCCTTGTGTGCACCCAACCGTCCAACAAACGGATATTCCCGAGTAAAATCGGAGGATGTCATTTTTTGCGAAATCGGGTTGAAAACAGAAAGGCCAAAACCATAATCGGCATTGGTGAAATTTAAGCCCAAGCTAAAAGTCGACAAGCCTGGCTTGCGGCCGTTCTCCGCCATCAGTAACTGAAAATAGTGAAACTGGACTCCCCCCGAAAAATGATTACCGAATTTTCGAGCTAATCCAATACCTACATGATTTTCGCGAAATGCTCTATTACCGAACTGGCCGAACTGCGCAAAAACACTACTACCAGCAATCGGGACAATCAGCTGCGCATCACCTGCAACGAGCTCTTTTAACAAAAAACGATTGGCATATGAAATTCCGGCAGTAAAACCAGAAGAAGATACAGAAGCTGGATTTAGCTGAAGTGCGTCCACTTCGGGCAAGCTGGCTCCGCCGCCTCCCATTGCCTGGATTGAAGCAGGAACGACAACGGCGTCCTGCCCCTTTGCAAACTGACAAGGCAGGAAACACGCTAAGAAAAACCAAAATTATATACCCGAATAACCACGCATAAAAAAAGGGTTTACCTTTTCGGTCCACCCTTTATATTGCACTTAAACAAGTTACAAAGTATTGCTAAACAAAAATATTATTCTTGCTCTTTATCTTAATGTTTTACAACAAGTTTCGTGAGCATTCGATTTGTCAAGCAAAAATTGAAGCGTTTTAGTTCGTTTTAAATTTGAACTTCACTTCCGATAAATCCTGGTTCGCTTTCACGATTTTAGTTTTCAAAGTCTCTTTGAACTCAACCAGCTTTTCAGCCATCTCAGCATCACCAAGCGAAATCATTTGTGCAGCCAGGATGCCCGCATTTTGAGCTCCGTTGATAGCAACTGTTGCAACCGGAATTCCCGGAGGCATTTGGGCAATTGCCAGCAATGCGTCCAGTCCGTCCAAGCTGGCACGAATTGGCACGCCAATAACAGGCAGTGTTGTCATTGCAGCAATTACTCCCGGCAAGTGAGCAGCCATACCGGCGCCGGCAATAATAACTTTAATACCGCGGTCTTTTGCACCTTTGGCAAAAACTTCAACCTCGGCTGGAGTACGATGAGCAGATAACGCGTTGATTTCAAAAGGAATCTGAAACTCATCTAAAATTTTTGCTGCAGCTTCCATCACTCCTAAATCGGAGGTACTGCCCATAATAATACTAACTTTTGGTTCCATTATATCTGTTTTAAATCACTGTAAACACACCTCAAACAAGCTGACCTGCAATCGGGTTCATTTACCCGCATTAAATTCCGGCACAAGTTCGCTACAAATTTACAACGAGCCGCCGACTCATTCAACTTAAAGTGAAAATAATCAGCTACTGAGCGTAAAACGAGCGATAATTTTTTGTTACTTTGCAGCTTTTTAAAATCCGGGCAAAAATAGTCGATTTAAACTGATATTGAAAACAGCTTTCAACCGCCTGTTTATCCGGTTAAAATTTTAAAACACGATGGGAAAAATCAAGATTATAGACAAGGAATTTGAATTGTTCATCCCCTACGAAAAAATACGTGCTGTGATTGAAAAAATCGCAGACGAGATGAACGAAAATCTGGCAGGGAAAAATCCACTTTTCCTATGCATCCTGAATGGATCCTTCATGTTTGCAGCTGAAATTTTCAAACGAATTACGCTGCTCGACGCTGAAATTTCATTTGTTAAGCTTGCTTCATACCAAGGAACTTCGACAACCGGCACCGTGAAAGAACTTATCGGACTTAACGAAAGTTTGGAAGGCCGCACCGTTGTAGTTCTCGAAGACATCGTCGATACGGGCATCACGATTGAAAAAGTGATCGCTCAAATTAAAGCTAAAAACCCGGCTGAAGTTCAGGTAGCTACTTTGCTTTTAAAACCTGACGCTTTACAACGTGACGTTAATTTGGATTACGTTGGGCTGGAAATTCCCAATGAATTTATTGTTGGCTACGGTTTGGACTACGATGGAAGAGGCCGCAACCTGATTGATATTTTTAAAGTAGTTGAATAATCCCCTTTATAAAAAATAATACAGAATGTTAAACTTAGTTTTGTTCGGCCCTCCGGGAGCAGGAAAAGGAACACAGGTCGAATTCTTGATCGAAAGTTACGGATTGGTTCACTTGTCAACCGGCGATTTATTGCGTAACGAAATTGCAGCATCAACTCCACTTGGAATTGAAGCAAAACGTTACATGGACAATGGCGAATTGGTTCCTGATTCGGTAGTAATCGGAATGATTAAAAACAAACTGGAAAATACATCCGATGCAAAAGGATTTATTTTCGATGGTTTTCCACGCACAGTCGCTCAAGCCGAAGCGTTGGACCAACTGCTTAACACAAACGGCACTCCGGTTTCGGGCATGCTGAGTTTGGAAGTAGAAAAAGCTGAGCTGGTTGCCCGCTTGCTGAACCGTGGTAAAACTTCGGGACGTTCTGACGATCAGGATGAATCAATCATCGAAAACCGGATTAATGTTTACAACGAAAAAACATTACCGTTGAAAAATTATTATGCCGCTCAAGACAAACACTTTGGAATTAACGGAATGGGATCAATTGCTGAAATTGCATCTCGTTTGTCTGATGCTGTAAACGCATTATAATCATACGAAATAGTTTCCAGAAGACGGATGTGCTCCATGCATTCGTCTTTTTTTATATTATCTTGCATCTATTCAATTTTTTAAGCAAATGGCTGAAAGCAATTTTGTTGACTACGTAAAGATTTTTTGTCGTTCGGGAAACGGGGGATCCGGATCTGCACACCTTCGCCGTGAAAAATATATTCCCAAAGGTGGCCCCGACGGTGGCGATGGCGGTCGCGGAGGACACATTATCGTTCGTGGAAATGCCCAAATGTGGACGCTGCTTCACCTGCGTTATCAACGTCATATTTTTGCAGGCCATGGCGAATCCGGCAGTAAACAGTGCAGCACCGGCGCCGATGGAGAAGATATCATCATCGAAGTTCCGCTGGGTACTGTAGCCCGTGATGCGGAAACCGGTGAATTCTTATTCGAAATCACACACGACGGCGAAACAAACATCCTGGTTAAAGGTGGTCGCGGGGGATTGGGAAACACCCATTTCAAATCGTCGACTAACCAAACGCCGCGTTATGCACAACCAGGAGAGCCAAGCGAAGAAGGCTGGAAAATTCTCGAGTTGAAAGTATTGGCCGATGTCGGTTTGGTTGGATTCCCGAGTGCAGGTAAATCAACACTGCTTTCGGTAGTGTCTGCAGCCAAGCCCAAAATCGCCGATTATCCGTTCACCACGCTCGTTCCCAATTTGGGAATCGTTTCTTATCGTGATAATCAGTCTTTCATTATGGCCGACATTCCGGGTATTATTGAAGGGGCTCACGAGGGGAAAGGTTTGGGATTGCGTTTCCTGCGTCACATCGAACGAAACTCGATGCTTTTGTTTATGGTACCAGCCGACAGCAAGGATCACCGAAAAGAATACCTGATTCTTTTGAGCGAGCTGGAGAAATACAACCCGGAATTGTTGGATAAGGAACGATTTTTGGTGATCAGTAAATCTGACTTCCTGGATGATGAACTGAAAGCGGAAATCAGCAAAGAATTTAAAGATATTCCGCACGATTTCATTTCGTCGGTAACCGGAGGTGGAATTACAAAACTGAAAGACACCATTTGGCAGATTTTGAATAAACCACAATAAGATTTATGGAGCACATAATCGACGTCGATAAATCCATCTTTTTTTATCTAAACGGGATGCATTCCCCGTTTTGGGATGTCGTTATGGCTCTGTTCACCCGCACCGAATACTGGATTTTACTTTTTGGTGTAATCATCTATTATATCATTCGCAGGTACCGGATGAAGTCGATCATGATTCTTATTCTGATCGCCTTATGCATCCTCATTGCCGACCAATTCTCCGGGCTCATCAAGGACTCCGTGCAACGATTGCGACCAACCCACGATCCAACAATGCAGGATCTGGTACACAATGTGCTTTCCAAAGGAGGGTTGTACGGATATTTTTCGGCACACGCGGCAAATACATTTGCAGTCGCAACTTTCACCTCATTCATTTTCAAAAACAGAGCATTCAATTTTCTCATTTTCAGTTGGGCGATCGTGGTTAGCTACAGCCGCATTTACCTCGGTGTCCATTTTCCATTCGACGTGTTGACAGGCGTCACCTTCGGCACCGCACTGGGCTACGGCGCTTATCGGCTATTAATATTTCTCGACAACCGCTTTTTTGTGCTTGGACTGCCCAAATTGGCCGAGGCACGGCTACGAAACAAAGATTTCCGCTACATTCTTATTATCGTATTGAGCTTTGTATTCACAACCCTTTTGTTGGTTAATCGCCTTCAACATTTTAACTGGATTCAGTTATGAGCAACCCTGCAAGCCAAATTGAAGAATTCCTGAGACAGGACAAAGGAGATTTGGAGCGTTACAATAAAAAAATGAAACAGCTTTTCTATTTCCGCTTAATCAGTTTTGCGGGAATCATCTTGAGCGTTATTTATCTTCCTTATCCCTCATTGCTTGTTTCTACTCTTATCTTCACGGCACTTTTTCTATTTTTCATTCGCAAAAACATTTTGCTTGAAAAAGAACGAAATTTTCGGAAGCGGCTGATAAAAATCTCTGAAAAAGAACTTTTAGCGCTTCAAGAACAATACTCCCACTTCAATCCCGGTAAAGAATTTAACAATCCGGATCATCCGTTCTCATTCGATCTGGACGTGTTTGGAGAAGGTAGCCTGTTTCAGTTCCTAAACCGAACCACTACACCTTTAGGGAAAAAGCGCCTGGCAGGCCTGTTGGAAAACCAAGAAACTGATGTCTCAGCTCTAAAAGATCGTCAAAACGCGATAGAAGAACTCGCAAAAGAAGTTCGATGGAGACAAGTATTTGCAGGAAAAGGAAACCTGGACAACGAAGCTGACCTGAAACTGTTGCGAAAACTCAGTGAAGAGACAAAGCTGAAAAACCCGGGCAGAATAAAATGGTTAATTACGATTATTCCCGTCATCTCAACCGTTATACTCGTTTTAGCATTCGTTCAATTGGTGCCTTGGACTTTACTAATGCTTGTCGCTGTTTTCAATGTCGCGATTCTGTCGTTCAGCAAAAAGACGATCGATGACTTTTATAACCACTTCGGAAACCAGACATCAATCTTAGGCAAATATTTTGATTTGTTAAAGATGATTGAAGACCAGAACTTCAACTCATCTTCCCTCAAACAGCTTCAACAAAAACTGTACGAAGAGGAAACATCAGCAACAGCAACCATACAGCAACTGAAGTCTATTTTGGCCAGATTCGACTACCGAGCCAATTTCATTTTCATCCTCGTTGCAGACTCGCTATATCTGTGGGACTTAATTTGCGTGCGGCAATTGGACAACTGGAACCGGGATCACCAATCCAAACTTAACGTATGGATTGATGTCATCGCCGAGTTTGATGCATTATCAAGTCTGGCAAATTTCAACTTTAACAATCCGGAATATTGTCTCCCTGCTTTCGAGTCTCCTGAATTCTGTTTCGAAGCGCAGAACCTCGCTCATCCTTTAATGAAGAAAAACAAGCGGATTGGAAATGATTTCAACATGAAAGGAAGAGGTCAATTTGTCGTTTTGACGGGCGCTAATATGGCTGGCAAGAGTACTTTTCTCAGAACCTTGGGAATAAACATGATTTTGGCCTTGAATGGATGCCGTTGCAGTGCCGACCAAATGACTTTGTCACCGGCCCCCCTGTACACAAACATGCGTACTACTGATAACCTGCAAAAAGAAGAGTCCTACTTTCACGCGGAATTACTGAGATTAAAGGGAATTTTGGACGAGATCCAGAACGGTTCTCCTGCCTTCATCTTAATCGACGAAATGCTGAAGGGAACAAATTCGGTGGACAAACTACAGGGATCTGTTGCATTGACTCAGCGCCTGCTCGCACTTAATGCAAACGGAATCATCTCCACACACGATTTAAAACTTGCCGAATTAGAACAACAATATCCCCACAACATCACTTCTCTTTGCTTTGAAATTCGCATTGAAAACGACAAATTATTCTTCGACTACCGCCTAAAACAAGGAATTACCCAAACTATGAATGCAAGTTTTTTGATGCATCAAATGGGTATTATTTCTTGAAAACAAACACAATCGCTTGCACCACTATCATTTTGTCAAAAAGAGGACCTTCTGCATATGGGGGAAATTACCCATTGATTTCCGATAGATGTTATAAAACACATCCCTTACTGCTGATTTACTGCCACTTACAAAAACCAATGCATTTTTGCGTATAATCCCCACTTGAATTCGATCTAAATAAGCCGGAATTTTGACTTAACGCAATTCGATAAAGTTTGGATAATCTGAAACAGCGATTACGACTTAATCGACAAGACACAAATCGAGAAGACTAAATCAAATCTTAAACAACGAAAACTTAGCGCCTCTCTAAAAAAAGAGGTTCTAAAAACACAAATGATTTGATGATATGAGACGAGACCCGTGTGGGTCAGGAAGCGAAGCTGTGTTAAGCCGTTAACCAATAAGACGATCTGCAATCAAAATAGTTATTAATCTCTAAATGATTAGTTATGAGTTTAATCAATTCAAATTACCAGTGGTTTGCCTTGTACACAAAATCACGATTCGAGAAAAAGGTACATGCGAGCCTTCAGTCAAAGGGAATCGAAAGTTATCTGCCAATAAGGACTGAAAAACGTCGTTGGAGCGACAGAATCAAGACTATAGAAGAACCTTTGCTGAAAGGCTACATTTTCGTGAAAGTAAGTAACAAAGAATACTTCAACGTATTGAATACTACCGGTGCAGTTGCCTATGTATCTTTCGGTGGAAAAGCTGCCCCAATCCCAGAAAAGCAACTGGACGATTTGAAAATCTTCCTGCAAGGTTACAACCAGGAGATTGATGTTACTTATGACAATCTGGAAGAAGGGCTTAAAGTAATTGTTGTCGCGGGACCTATGAAAGGTGTGGTTGGAGAAGTTGTTGAGTTCCGTGGAAAAAGCCGAATCGCTCTTCGATTCAAGAACCTGGGATATTGCATCTTGACTGATATCGCGACAAAAGACGTGGAAGCTTACAAACCACACTTAATTAGTTCCCACAAACGTCTGGTTAACTCACTTTTATCTGCCTAGGAATAAATTTCTACGAGGTAGTTATGCTCATTGGTTGTGCAAAGCAGCACTCTATCTCCCTAACGTGTATATTCTAAAAGTAATACCCCTTAAATATGAAAGTACTTATTCTGGCTGGCGGTCTGGGAACTCGCCTATCAGAGGAAACAAAGATCAAACCAAAGCCGATGGTCGAAATCGGAGGATATCCAATTATCTGGCATATCATGAAGATTTACGCGGCTCATGGTCACAACGATTTCATAGTCTTGTGTGGTTACAAAGGCTATATCATCAAGGAATTCTTTGCGAACTATTTACAAAACCACTCGGACATCCATGTCGATTTAGAGAAAAACGAAATCAGTTATCTGAAGTCCAATGTCGAACCTTGGAAGGTTACACTGATCGACACAGGTTCTGAAACCCTCACCGGTGGACGTATTAAGCGAGTTAAGGATCTAGTTGGTAACGAGCCATTCTTGTTGACTTATGGTGACGGTGTTTCAAACGTTGACATAACTGAAACGATCAAATTTCACAAGAGTCAAAACTCGCTTGTAACACTTTCGGCGATTAAACCCCCCGGCCGATTTGGAACCTTCAGCCTCCAATCCGACGGAAACACTATTGCAAACTTCAGGGAAAAACCTTCGGGAGACGGCAGTGAGTCTGCATGGATTAATGGCGGTTTCTTTGTGGTCGAACCGGAAGCGTTCAACTACATCGACGGAGACCAGACGATTTGGGAAAGAGATCCTTTGGAAAATATAGCTTCAGAGGGAAAACTTTCAGCTTACCGACACCACGGATTTTGGCATCCGATGGATACTTTACGCGATAAGCACACCTTGGAAGAACTTTGGGCTAGTGGTGAAGCCCCCTGGAAAATTTGGAATTAATCTTTAAACAATAAAGAAATGAAAATCTTAATTATTGGAAACATGGGCTATGTTGGCCCTGGCGTTGTCAAGCAACTTCGACAAACTTATCCTCAAGGTGAGCTCGTTGGTTATGATATCGGCTATTTTGCAAATCAACTTACAAATACAGAATTTTTGCCGGAAGTAAAACTCAATCAACAACTCTTCGGTGATGTTCGCGAATTCCCTTACGAAATTTTATCCGGATTTGACTCTGTTGTCTATTTGGCTGCTATCTCTAATGACCCAATGGGTGCCAAGTATGAAGAGATTACATTAGACGTAAACTATCGCTCCTGCATAAAAATCGCAGAAAAAGCGAAAGAAGCTAAAGTAAAATCATTCGTTTTCGCATCAAGCTGCAGTATTTACGGAGCTGCAGACCAATATGCTAAAAAAGAAACTGACACAAAAAATCCATTAACGGCTTACGCCAGATCGAAGGTTTTCGCAGAACAAGATCTAGAGCCATTGGCAGACGCTAACTTTACTGTCACTTGCCTCCGATTTGCAACTGCGTGTGGAATGAGCAATCGATTGAGATTAGATTTGGTTTTAAATGATTTCGTGGCTGGAGCTGTTGTTTCCAAAGGAATTGATATCCTCAGCGACGGAACTCCATGGCGACCGCTGATTAACGTTTTGGATATGGGCCGGGCAATCGACTGGGCAATCACCCGGAAGGAATCAAACGGCGGCCAGTTCTTGGCAATAAATACTGGTAGCAACGTTTGGAACTACCAAGTTAAAGAACTCGCAGAAGCAGTTGCCAAAGTTGTTCCAGGCTGCAAGGTCACAGTCAATCAAGATGCTCCCCCTGATAAGCGTTCTTATAAAGTAAACTTCGACCTTTTTAAAGAACTTGCTCCAAATCATCAACCGATTTTCGACCTGCAATCAACAATCGAAGATTTATTTAAATCACTCACAAACATCGGATTAAAAGACCCCAAATTCAGAGACTCAAAGTACATGCGCTTGAAAATATTAGCAAGTTTACAAGAAAATGGGCACCTCAGCGAAAACTTAATGTGGAACTTTCTAAAAACATCTGAAAATGATATTCACCGAAACGAAGTTGCCGGGAGCGTATGTAATTGAGATCAAGCAACTCACTG is a genomic window of Mangrovibacterium diazotrophicum containing:
- a CDS encoding ComEA family DNA-binding protein, which encodes MRKTLAISMILLLAPNWLVAQQSEMILHDQLWDLLEQVYEEDENADVEQLLSDLIELAENPISINNATSEDLAPLFFLSPIQIEALIAYRDEFGPVLSPFELSAVEGFNPVLAQLTAFFLNFVADQEVIRRRRIRQEILVRGTRLIEEQTGFENGKFEGSPEKLYLRYRFNSSRVQFGYIGEKDAGESFFEGENSKGFDYNSGFGRFEFGKKRSSVVLGDYIVQWGQGLVIWQGFAMGKSTDVDRISRFNQGIKPYSSTDENNHMRGLGADLKFGKFQFQPFISYKKFDANTDSIGDLKVFTSIQTSGLHRTVSEIEDKNSVAALNGGAHLSFNSGRFALGVSGVQTQFEYPLDRADDLYNQFLFEGTRVSNLALDYRCTFNRFYLFGETATSFGGLATINGFIFQPVGQVSFSALYRNISKEYNAVSAATFAENSRVNDEEGIFFGLRVFPAAKVVINAYADFFQYKWIKYTTAAPGKGHEYLIRADYNFNSNWQLYGRYLYEGKPLKESSDVIRYNETQIRQYFRAQLSGQLSDQFLIRTRFEHSFYEHDHNSDGWMISQDLGWQARNDGARFWLRLAYFNTDDYDSRIYAYENDLLYQFSIPAYYGEGWRSYISGKVKICEKIECWFKCSRTWYKGVNSLGSGDTAIDGSSRTEVKLQIRFKI
- a CDS encoding PorV/PorQ family protein; translation: MGGGGASLPEVDALQLNPASVSSSGFTAGISYANRFLLKELVAGDAQLIVPIAGSSVFAQFGQFGNRAFRENHVGIGLARKFGNHFSGGVQFHYFQLLMAENGRKPGLSTFSLGLNFTNADYGFGLSVFNPISQKMTSSDFTREYPFVGRLGAHKAFGDHFLVVSQLTYEDVRKITAHIGLQIFVLDRFCIRAGVQSSSPSWSMGLGFLFAKVQTDLAFSYHEYLGFSPSVSLYLKQR
- the purE gene encoding 5-(carboxyamino)imidazole ribonucleotide mutase, whose translation is MEPKVSIIMGSTSDLGVMEAAAKILDEFQIPFEINALSAHRTPAEVEVFAKGAKDRGIKVIIAGAGMAAHLPGVIAAMTTLPVIGVPIRASLDGLDALLAIAQMPPGIPVATVAINGAQNAGILAAQMISLGDAEMAEKLVEFKETLKTKIVKANQDLSEVKFKFKTN
- the hpt gene encoding hypoxanthine phosphoribosyltransferase produces the protein MGKIKIIDKEFELFIPYEKIRAVIEKIADEMNENLAGKNPLFLCILNGSFMFAAEIFKRITLLDAEISFVKLASYQGTSTTGTVKELIGLNESLEGRTVVVLEDIVDTGITIEKVIAQIKAKNPAEVQVATLLLKPDALQRDVNLDYVGLEIPNEFIVGYGLDYDGRGRNLIDIFKVVE
- a CDS encoding adenylate kinase; the encoded protein is MLNLVLFGPPGAGKGTQVEFLIESYGLVHLSTGDLLRNEIAASTPLGIEAKRYMDNGELVPDSVVIGMIKNKLENTSDAKGFIFDGFPRTVAQAEALDQLLNTNGTPVSGMLSLEVEKAELVARLLNRGKTSGRSDDQDESIIENRINVYNEKTLPLKNYYAAQDKHFGINGMGSIAEIASRLSDAVNAL
- the obgE gene encoding GTPase ObgE produces the protein MAESNFVDYVKIFCRSGNGGSGSAHLRREKYIPKGGPDGGDGGRGGHIIVRGNAQMWTLLHLRYQRHIFAGHGESGSKQCSTGADGEDIIIEVPLGTVARDAETGEFLFEITHDGETNILVKGGRGGLGNTHFKSSTNQTPRYAQPGEPSEEGWKILELKVLADVGLVGFPSAGKSTLLSVVSAAKPKIADYPFTTLVPNLGIVSYRDNQSFIMADIPGIIEGAHEGKGLGLRFLRHIERNSMLLFMVPADSKDHRKEYLILLSELEKYNPELLDKERFLVISKSDFLDDELKAEISKEFKDIPHDFISSVTGGGITKLKDTIWQILNKPQ
- a CDS encoding phosphatase PAP2 family protein, producing MEHIIDVDKSIFFYLNGMHSPFWDVVMALFTRTEYWILLFGVIIYYIIRRYRMKSIMILILIALCILIADQFSGLIKDSVQRLRPTHDPTMQDLVHNVLSKGGLYGYFSAHAANTFAVATFTSFIFKNRAFNFLIFSWAIVVSYSRIYLGVHFPFDVLTGVTFGTALGYGAYRLLIFLDNRFFVLGLPKLAEARLRNKDFRYILIIVLSFVFTTLLLVNRLQHFNWIQL
- a CDS encoding MutS-related protein; this translates as MSNPASQIEEFLRQDKGDLERYNKKMKQLFYFRLISFAGIILSVIYLPYPSLLVSTLIFTALFLFFIRKNILLEKERNFRKRLIKISEKELLALQEQYSHFNPGKEFNNPDHPFSFDLDVFGEGSLFQFLNRTTTPLGKKRLAGLLENQETDVSALKDRQNAIEELAKEVRWRQVFAGKGNLDNEADLKLLRKLSEETKLKNPGRIKWLITIIPVISTVILVLAFVQLVPWTLLMLVAVFNVAILSFSKKTIDDFYNHFGNQTSILGKYFDLLKMIEDQNFNSSSLKQLQQKLYEEETSATATIQQLKSILARFDYRANFIFILVADSLYLWDLICVRQLDNWNRDHQSKLNVWIDVIAEFDALSSLANFNFNNPEYCLPAFESPEFCFEAQNLAHPLMKKNKRIGNDFNMKGRGQFVVLTGANMAGKSTFLRTLGINMILALNGCRCSADQMTLSPAPLYTNMRTTDNLQKEESYFHAELLRLKGILDEIQNGSPAFILIDEMLKGTNSVDKLQGSVALTQRLLALNANGIISTHDLKLAELEQQYPHNITSLCFEIRIENDKLFFDYRLKQGITQTMNASFLMHQMGIIS
- a CDS encoding UpxY family transcription antiterminator; amino-acid sequence: MSLINSNYQWFALYTKSRFEKKVHASLQSKGIESYLPIRTEKRRWSDRIKTIEEPLLKGYIFVKVSNKEYFNVLNTTGAVAYVSFGGKAAPIPEKQLDDLKIFLQGYNQEIDVTYDNLEEGLKVIVVAGPMKGVVGEVVEFRGKSRIALRFKNLGYCILTDIATKDVEAYKPHLISSHKRLVNSLLSA
- the rfbF gene encoding glucose-1-phosphate cytidylyltransferase, which gives rise to MKVLILAGGLGTRLSEETKIKPKPMVEIGGYPIIWHIMKIYAAHGHNDFIVLCGYKGYIIKEFFANYLQNHSDIHVDLEKNEISYLKSNVEPWKVTLIDTGSETLTGGRIKRVKDLVGNEPFLLTYGDGVSNVDITETIKFHKSQNSLVTLSAIKPPGRFGTFSLQSDGNTIANFREKPSGDGSESAWINGGFFVVEPEAFNYIDGDQTIWERDPLENIASEGKLSAYRHHGFWHPMDTLRDKHTLEELWASGEAPWKIWN
- a CDS encoding NAD-dependent epimerase/dehydratase family protein — translated: MKILIIGNMGYVGPGVVKQLRQTYPQGELVGYDIGYFANQLTNTEFLPEVKLNQQLFGDVREFPYEILSGFDSVVYLAAISNDPMGAKYEEITLDVNYRSCIKIAEKAKEAKVKSFVFASSCSIYGAADQYAKKETDTKNPLTAYARSKVFAEQDLEPLADANFTVTCLRFATACGMSNRLRLDLVLNDFVAGAVVSKGIDILSDGTPWRPLINVLDMGRAIDWAITRKESNGGQFLAINTGSNVWNYQVKELAEAVAKVVPGCKVTVNQDAPPDKRSYKVNFDLFKELAPNHQPIFDLQSTIEDLFKSLTNIGLKDPKFRDSKYMRLKILASLQENGHLSENLMWNFLKTSENDIHRNEVAGSVCN